The Fimbriimonadaceae bacterium nucleotide sequence GCCAGAACCAGCCCCCGCCCCTTTGCCGAAATTCACGCCCGCCACTCCGCCCCACGAGGTACGGGAGAACTCGGGGCGCGCCTTCGACGAGTACGTCCTGGCCGGAGAGGAAACGCTCAAGATCGCACCGGACGTGGCAAGGCGCGTCTCCTTCACGTCCGGAATGCGCAAGAAGGTCGCCAAAGACCTTGCGGCCCCCATGGCGCGGCTCGCCCGGGCCGGCCAACTCCCCTTCGAACCCGTCGCCCGGCCTCGCACGACCACGGAACCGTTCGAATGGGAGATCGGCCTACGCCTTCTGGGACGCGCCCTTGCGTGGGACGCGAAGGACGCGGTGGAGCACGAAGACTGGGACCGGGCCGCGAACCGCGTGGGCACCGCCTACCGCCTCGCCCTCGACCTTTCCCAGGTCGATACGCCGCTCGCCACGCTCGGCGCCGCTATCGCCCATGAAGCCTCCGCGACCCTGACTCCCCACATCGGGCGCCTGCCCCTCGAGGTCTCGAAGAAACTCCAGTCCACCTTGGCCACCGCCCTCGCCCGGCAACAAGGCACGGCCCACTTGGAAGGCGACCTGCTCTCGATGCTGGCGGGGGTGGACACCGTTCGCGAGGCCTACGAGACCCACAAGACCGACGGCCTTCTCACCACTCTTGGCCGCGACGCCCGGCCCGGCGTGCTCTACCTCCAACGGCTCGCGCCAAAGGACGCGGCCACCTACTTCCTCGGCTTCTCGAACGAGATGCAGGATGCGGCGAAGCACTGGGCCGCCCAGGCGGAGCTTCCCGCCATCGACCGCAAGCCCTTCCAACCGACCGGCGAGCGCCCCTGGCGACGCTTGGCGAGGCACTGGCAAGAGGTGCCCGGGATCGGGCTCAAGACCCGTGACCTGTTGCTTGCGCGGGCGCGCCTCTTCGCGGTCGCCCTCGCCTGCCACCTGCAGGTGGAGCAGACCGGCAGCGCCCCCGAAAAGCTGGACCTGCCCCCCGCGCTGGTCACCGATCCCTATTCAAAGCAGCCCTTTGTCTACCTCGCAAGCGGGCCGGACTTCCGACTGTACAGCGTCGGCGAAGACGGAAGGGACGATGGGGGAGACACCGATTCGCTCGGCGTCAGGCCGGACGTCGTGCTCGATCCTGGGCTCTAGACTGGCCTCGCGGTCAGGGTCTTGGCCGCCACCCGGGCCCTCGGCCGCCAGACCGCCGCGCGCGTCTCATGGGCCTCCACGCGCTCGCTGCTGATGCCGTCGAGGCCCCCGGGCAGGTACTGCGCCGTGTGCTCGCTGACGACCAGCGTGCCGGGCTCCCCCGCTTTTTGCAGGTGCGCGCAAACGTCGATCACGTGGGCGAAGTTGACGCTGACGAGGTCTTGGCCCGGGGCCAGGACGCTCCCCGTGTGGACGCCTGCCCTCAACTCGATCTCACGGTTGAGCTTGTTCCGGAAGGCGTTGAACTCGAACAACCCGGACAAGACCGCCTTTCCGGCCGCCGCCCCGTGAACGGGGCTTTCAAAGACGCAGGTCACGCCGTCGCCCGCGGTGGAGTGGAGCCGCCCGCCGTGCTTCTCCGCGACCGTCTGAACGTACCGGTGGTACTCGTTGAACGTGAACTCTACATCTAGGTCGTCGTTGTCCGCCTTGATCCGGGTCGAACCGACGATGTCCACACTGAGGAAGGTCACGAACCGTTCGTCGCTGCGAAGTTTCTGTTGGATGTCCTGCAGTTGCTGCAGCAGGCTGTGGCGCTCGTTCACGGCGTCGGCCGTGCTGCTCTTACGGACCCGGCTGTACCAGGCGTTCGCCGCAAGGCCGAGCGCCGCAGAGGCACCCACCGCAACGAGCAGAAGCGCCGGGGCCGGGCCCTGCGAAGGCACGTTCGGGAGAAGACCGAGCAAGAACGTGAAGAGCGTGAGGGCCACGAACGCGACGCCGCCGAAAACGCCGCCGCTGATCGCGGCGACCTGGCTCTTCTTCGCCACCGCCGAGTTGGCCAGGGCCGCGATCACGAGCACGAGCCCCAAGGTCCCCATAAGGCCGCTGGCGTCCTGGATGCCCATGCGGACCGCTTCCATGAGACCCGCGCCCAGCCCGAGCACCCCCGCGATCGCGTGGCGTCGGGTCGCCGGGTCGAACGCCCGGAAGCTCGACTTGAGCCGGTCGAGGATGGACGCCTTCTTGGGCACGGTCGCCGAACGGACGGCAAGCCGGACGTAGTCTTCGGGCGCACCGGTGGCCTCGGCGACGGCCTGGATCGCCGCGTCGTCTAACTCCCCCAGCTCCTTGTGGAGACGGGCCGCCAGCTCTTGGATCTCGCCGATCCCGGACAGCTCGAACGTCTCGAAGCTTTTAAACTCGTTCGTCAGGCTCACCCTCCGCGCATTCTACAGCCGAGAGGCCATCCGGTTGCACCCAAATTTTTGCGCGGGGCACTTGGTGCCCCGTCAATCGGCCAGACACCCAGAAGGCGGAGGCGGTGGTCCGCCCGCCTGCGGCGGGACGAAGAGCGGAGCCGCGAGGCTGTTGTTCTGGCCCGCCTTCACCGTTCTGACCGGCACCGCACAACCCGGGTCGTCCATCGTGTAAACCTCGTTGATGTAGCGGATGGACTTGAAAA carries:
- a CDS encoding adenylate/guanylate cyclase domain-containing protein is translated as MSLTNEFKSFETFELSGIGEIQELAARLHKELGELDDAAIQAVAEATGAPEDYVRLAVRSATVPKKASILDRLKSSFRAFDPATRRHAIAGVLGLGAGLMEAVRMGIQDASGLMGTLGLVLVIAALANSAVAKKSQVAAISGGVFGGVAFVALTLFTFLLGLLPNVPSQGPAPALLLVAVGASAALGLAANAWYSRVRKSSTADAVNERHSLLQQLQDIQQKLRSDERFVTFLSVDIVGSTRIKADNDDLDVEFTFNEYHRYVQTVAEKHGGRLHSTAGDGVTCVFESPVHGAAAGKAVLSGLFEFNAFRNKLNREIELRAGVHTGSVLAPGQDLVSVNFAHVIDVCAHLQKAGEPGTLVVSEHTAQYLPGGLDGISSERVEAHETRAAVWRPRARVAAKTLTARPV